The window CCAGCCGAAATTTATTAATAACCTGCCGATTCCAGCAAGGGTTGATGCAACTAACGGAGGATTTTTTGAAGTCAGTATAACTCAGCTCCAACAGCATCTGGGAATCATCGATCCACTAACAGAAGCTCCTCTTATGACAACTGTGTGGGGATACAACGGAACCTACCCCGGCCCGACTTTCGTCGCTCAAAAAGACACGCCGATAAACGTCTTGTGGAAAAACGAACTGGTTGAGGAGGGTGTACCTTTGCCCCATCTGCTTCCGGTGGATACTACATTACACTGGGCAAACCCCGCCGGTTGGCCTGCCAGCGGAGTTCCAGTGGTAACACATCTCCACGGTGGCCATTCAGAATCAGCAAGCGACGGCTTGCCGGAAGCCTGGTTTACCCCCGGATTTGCCTTAACGGGTCCTGATTTCGTAAAGGAAACATACACATATGATAACGATCAAGGAGCGGCCACTCTCTGGTATCACGACCACGCTTTAGGCATCACAAGGCTTAATGTTTATGCTGGTCTTGCTGGATTCTACCTTCTACGGGATGATAATGAACAGGCGCTAATTGATAACAATATTATCCCGGGTGATCCCTATGAGATAGAAATAGCAATACAAGACCGGTTATTTAAAGAAAATGGGCAGCTCTTCTATCCTGCCGAATCAGAGGGGGAGCTGACAGAGAATGAACTGCCAGAGCCGAGCGTTTTGCCGGAAGTCTTTGGTGACTTGATCCTTGTGAATGGCATGACCTGGCCGGTACTGGAAGTTGAACCAAGGAAATACCGTTTCCGCATACT of the Thermodesulfobacteriota bacterium genome contains:
- a CDS encoding multicopper oxidase domain-containing protein — protein: MMRKKCIQTIFVSCILLAGFQLLVNLSISTAFANEVLLDPLTQPKFINNLPIPARVDATNGGFFEVSITQLQQHLGIIDPLTEAPLMTTVWGYNGTYPGPTFVAQKDTPINVLWKNELVEEGVPLPHLLPVDTTLHWANPAGWPASGVPVVTHLHGGHSESASDGLPEAWFTPGFALTGPDFVKETYTYDNDQGAATLWYHDHALGITRLNVYAGLAGFYLLRDDNEQALIDNNIIPGDPYEIEIAIQDRLFKENGQLFYPAESEGELTENELPEPSVLPEVFGDLILVNGMTWPVLEVEPRKYRFRILNGSDSRFYVLEFRDSMENGISQQFLQIGTEDSLLPLPVLLNQLVIGPGERADLVFDFTDFNGQEIFLRNFGPDEPFKGLNPDGTLNDGEGGVLPPANPATTGQVMKFEVNLAFSDIPNATIDFDTRLRQDFIPLVQTGPTRELVLFEGLDNFGRLQPLLGTLAEGSLAWFEPITENPILNDIEVWEIYNATEDAHPIHLHLVAFQIIDRES